In Rahnella aceris, the following proteins share a genomic window:
- the pyrE gene encoding orotate phosphoribosyltransferase, with amino-acid sequence MKAYQRQFIEFALNKQVLKFGEFTLKSGRISPYFFNAGLFNTGRDLALLGRFYAEALVDSKIDFDLVFGPAYKGIPIATTTAVALAEHHERDVPYCFNRKEAKDHGEGGLLVGSPLQGRVMLVDDVITAGTAIRESMEIINANKATLAGVLISLDRQERGRADISAIQEVERDYHCKVISIITLADLIEYLEEKAEMADHLAAVRAYRQEYGV; translated from the coding sequence ATGAAAGCCTATCAGCGCCAGTTTATTGAGTTCGCACTGAACAAACAGGTTTTGAAATTCGGTGAATTTACCCTGAAGTCCGGGCGCATCAGCCCTTACTTCTTCAATGCTGGTCTATTTAATACTGGCCGTGATCTGGCGTTACTGGGACGTTTTTATGCCGAAGCATTGGTGGATTCCAAAATTGATTTCGATTTAGTGTTTGGCCCGGCTTACAAAGGTATTCCAATCGCGACGACCACCGCGGTTGCACTGGCTGAGCATCATGAGCGCGATGTGCCATACTGCTTTAACCGCAAAGAAGCCAAAGACCATGGTGAAGGCGGCTTGCTGGTCGGCAGCCCTTTGCAGGGGCGTGTCATGCTGGTCGATGATGTGATCACCGCCGGTACTGCCATCCGTGAATCGATGGAAATCATCAACGCGAACAAAGCCACTCTGGCTGGCGTATTGATTTCTCTGGACCGTCAGGAACGTGGACGCGCAGATATCTCCGCTATTCAGGAGGTTGAGCGCGACTATCATTGCAAAGTGATTTCAATTATTACGCTGGCCGACCTGATTGAGTATCTGGAAGAAAAGGCGGAAATGGCTGACCATCTGGCTGCTGTGCGGGCTTACCGGCAGGAGTATGGTGTTTAA
- the radC gene encoding RadC family protein — protein MTKQQNQWPGVMPPREKLLQQGAKELTDQELLAIYLRTGCRGLHVMDLAKNLLEEFGSLHQLLMADFDAMARTKGMGVAKFSQLVAVSELSRRAYLRHLSAENAMLSPKVIREYLQNLLVFREREVFLVLFLDNQHRVIRHEEMFAGTIGHVEVYPREIVRGAMKVNAAALILAHNHPSGRAEPSLMDRKVTEQIIRACQLLEIRVLDHLVVGHGETVSFAERGWI, from the coding sequence ATGACGAAACAGCAAAACCAGTGGCCGGGAGTGATGCCACCGCGCGAAAAATTATTGCAGCAAGGGGCAAAAGAGCTGACGGATCAGGAATTGCTGGCGATTTACCTGCGTACAGGATGCCGGGGATTGCATGTGATGGACCTGGCAAAGAATCTGCTGGAAGAGTTCGGTTCATTGCATCAGTTACTGATGGCGGATTTTGACGCCATGGCGCGCACGAAAGGAATGGGGGTTGCCAAGTTTTCGCAACTTGTGGCGGTGTCCGAATTATCCCGCCGCGCTTATCTGCGCCACCTGAGTGCCGAAAATGCGATGCTCAGCCCCAAAGTTATCCGTGAATATTTGCAGAATTTACTCGTTTTTCGGGAAAGAGAGGTGTTCCTGGTACTTTTTCTCGACAACCAGCATCGCGTTATTCGCCATGAGGAGATGTTTGCTGGTACTATTGGGCACGTAGAAGTGTATCCCCGCGAAATTGTTCGTGGTGCGATGAAGGTTAATGCGGCAGCCCTAATTCTGGCGCATAATCACCCATCCGGTCGGGCTGAGCCCAGTCTGATGGACAGAAAAGTGACTGAACAGATTATTCGAGCGTGCCAGTTGCTGGAAATTCGTGTCCTTGACCATTTGGTTGTAGGCCACGGAGAAACGGTATCTTTTGCCGAACGCGGCTGGATTTAA
- the fabF gene encoding beta-ketoacyl-ACP synthase II, with amino-acid sequence MTHRRVVITGMGAVSPLGCDIETIWKRLLAGQSGIRVLPEEIVETLTVKIGGQVQTKEQDPESGFDPDMFVVPKDQKKMDRFILFAMAAADMAIADAGWKAETQEQQERTATIIGSGIGGFPAIAHAVRTNDSRGAKRLSPFTIPSFLVNLASGQVSIKHQFKGPIGAPVTACAAGVQAIGDAVRLIRNDEADVALCGGAEAAIDTVSLGGFAAAKAMSTGHEDHPEKASRPFDSARDGFIMGEGAGMLVIEELEHAKARGAKILAEIVGYGTSGDAYHMTSGAEDGNGAGRAMKIALRQAGIQPSDVQHLNAHATSTPVGDLGEINAIKTLFGTDGKLAVTSTKSATGHLLGAAGGLETIFTILAVRDQIVPPTLNLENKDEAAAGLNIVGNTAQKHDITYALSNGFGFGGVNACVLLKRWED; translated from the coding sequence ATGACTCATCGTCGAGTGGTTATTACCGGCATGGGGGCTGTGAGTCCTCTGGGCTGTGATATCGAAACTATCTGGAAGCGTCTGCTGGCCGGTCAGTCTGGTATCCGAGTTTTGCCGGAAGAGATTGTTGAAACGTTGACTGTGAAAATTGGTGGTCAGGTACAAACTAAAGAACAGGACCCTGAGTCAGGATTCGATCCGGATATGTTCGTGGTACCGAAAGACCAGAAAAAAATGGACCGTTTCATTCTGTTTGCGATGGCTGCTGCGGATATGGCTATTGCTGATGCCGGCTGGAAAGCAGAAACGCAGGAACAGCAGGAACGTACCGCAACAATCATCGGTTCTGGTATCGGCGGCTTCCCTGCTATTGCCCATGCCGTGCGCACCAATGACAGCCGTGGCGCTAAGCGTTTGTCGCCTTTCACTATACCTTCATTCCTGGTGAATCTGGCGTCTGGCCAGGTTTCGATTAAACATCAGTTCAAAGGCCCGATTGGCGCACCGGTAACGGCTTGCGCGGCAGGTGTTCAGGCGATTGGTGATGCAGTGCGTTTGATTCGCAATGACGAAGCCGATGTTGCGCTTTGTGGCGGCGCAGAAGCGGCGATTGATACCGTGAGCCTGGGCGGTTTTGCTGCAGCGAAGGCCATGTCTACCGGTCATGAAGATCATCCGGAAAAAGCCTCCCGTCCGTTTGACAGCGCGCGTGATGGTTTCATCATGGGCGAAGGCGCAGGCATGTTGGTGATCGAAGAGCTGGAACATGCGAAGGCACGTGGCGCCAAAATTCTGGCTGAGATTGTCGGTTACGGCACCAGCGGTGACGCCTACCACATGACGTCCGGTGCGGAAGATGGCAACGGTGCGGGCCGCGCGATGAAAATCGCCCTGCGTCAGGCGGGTATTCAGCCATCAGACGTGCAACATCTGAATGCTCACGCTACGTCTACGCCGGTGGGTGATCTGGGTGAAATCAATGCGATTAAAACCCTGTTTGGCACTGACGGCAAACTGGCTGTTACGTCTACCAAATCTGCGACCGGACACTTGCTGGGTGCGGCTGGCGGGCTGGAGACGATCTTCACCATTCTTGCCGTACGTGACCAAATCGTTCCTCCGACGCTGAATCTGGAAAACAAAGACGAAGCGGCTGCCGGTCTGAACATCGTCGGTAATACTGCGCAGAAACATGACATCACCTATGCCTTATCAAACGGTTTCGGCTTCGGTGGCGTTAATGCCTGTGTATTGTTGAAACGCTGGGAAGACTAA
- a CDS encoding TetR/AcrR family transcriptional regulator gives MKPDIPVALTQRGPAEHERREQIIDAAFEHFRLYGYAKTSVADLAKSIGVSSAYIYKFFESKQAIGEAICSQRVGQIDEALMVIAQSDQSATLRLRSIFKTLLTRSLDLFFLDRKLHDLAAIASAQRWKSTLNHRAMIYSIVEKVVADGRESGEFERKTPLDEVCMAITTVTTPFSHPLLLEQKTPEQLEERVQAITSLVLRSLAK, from the coding sequence TGCCGAGCACGAACGGCGTGAACAAATTATAGATGCGGCATTCGAGCACTTTCGTCTTTATGGCTATGCCAAAACGTCGGTGGCGGATCTTGCCAAGTCGATTGGCGTTTCAAGTGCTTATATTTATAAGTTTTTTGAGTCTAAACAAGCTATTGGCGAAGCCATTTGCTCGCAGCGGGTGGGGCAGATAGATGAAGCGCTCATGGTGATTGCGCAAAGTGACCAAAGTGCGACTCTGCGCCTGAGATCTATTTTTAAAACGCTGCTGACACGTAGTCTGGATCTCTTTTTCCTGGACAGGAAATTACATGATCTGGCCGCGATAGCCTCAGCTCAGCGATGGAAATCCACATTAAATCATCGTGCTATGATATACAGCATTGTTGAGAAAGTGGTTGCTGACGGCCGGGAATCCGGTGAATTTGAGCGTAAAACGCCGCTGGATGAGGTTTGTATGGCGATCACCACGGTGACAACCCCCTTCTCGCATCCGTTATTGCTGGAACAAAAAACACCTGAACAACTGGAAGAACGCGTTCAGGCAATCACCAGCCTGGTGTTGCGTAGCCTCGCAAAGTAG
- a CDS encoding GDYXXLXY domain-containing protein produces the protein MQTRNLRKWLSGVVILLALIAVNAGIWQKEQVLKQGAVMILQLAPVDPRSLMQGDYMALNYAITRSLQEELYQQRQGCNSLPQAPCFPVSGKIIVAVNEHRQVTQARFDSGDLLKPNELRVNYHMNAGTLMVGTNAYFFQEGQGERFARARYGAFRVGDDGTALLTAMLDENGKMIQP, from the coding sequence ATGCAAACCCGTAATCTGAGGAAATGGCTGTCAGGAGTAGTGATACTGCTGGCACTGATCGCAGTGAATGCGGGTATCTGGCAAAAAGAGCAGGTGCTTAAACAGGGTGCGGTAATGATATTGCAGCTTGCGCCGGTTGATCCGCGTTCTTTGATGCAGGGGGATTACATGGCTCTCAATTATGCCATCACGCGATCTTTGCAAGAGGAGTTATACCAGCAACGTCAGGGTTGTAATTCTCTTCCACAGGCGCCTTGTTTTCCTGTTAGTGGCAAAATTATTGTGGCAGTTAATGAACACCGGCAGGTCACTCAGGCGCGGTTTGATAGTGGTGACCTGCTGAAGCCCAATGAATTACGGGTTAACTATCATATGAATGCCGGAACGCTGATGGTGGGAACTAATGCGTATTTTTTCCAGGAAGGACAAGGTGAACGTTTCGCCCGTGCACGTTATGGTGCATTTCGGGTAGGTGATGACGGCACAGCGTTACTGACCGCGATGCTGGATGAAAATGGGAAAATGATTCAGCCATAA
- the slmA gene encoding nucleoid occlusion factor SlmA has product MAEKETTKRNRREEILQALAQMLQSSDGSQRITTAKLAASVGVSEAALYRHFPSKTRMFDSLIEFIEDSLITRINLILQDEKDTLNRIRLILLLILGFAERNPGLTRIMTGHALMFEQDRLQGRINQLFERIEAQLRQVLREKKMREGSGFISDETLLASQLLAFCEGMLSRFVRSEFKYKPTQDFDTRWPLISAQLQ; this is encoded by the coding sequence ATGGCAGAGAAAGAAACGACAAAAAGGAACAGGCGCGAAGAGATTTTGCAGGCATTAGCGCAAATGCTTCAGTCCAGCGACGGCAGCCAGCGGATCACGACTGCAAAGCTCGCCGCCAGCGTGGGGGTTTCAGAAGCAGCTCTTTATCGTCATTTTCCCAGTAAAACGCGGATGTTTGACAGCTTAATTGAGTTTATCGAAGACAGTCTGATCACCCGTATCAATCTCATCCTGCAGGATGAAAAGGATACGCTAAACAGAATACGTCTGATTTTGCTGCTGATTTTAGGGTTTGCCGAGCGTAATCCGGGATTGACCCGTATTATGACCGGCCATGCCCTGATGTTTGAACAGGACCGTTTGCAGGGCCGCATCAACCAACTTTTCGAGCGGATTGAAGCGCAACTGCGTCAGGTACTGCGGGAAAAGAAAATGCGTGAAGGCAGCGGATTCATCAGCGATGAAACTCTACTCGCCAGCCAGTTACTGGCATTTTGCGAAGGGATGCTGTCACGTTTTGTACGCTCTGAATTCAAGTACAAACCGACTCAGGACTTCGATACCCGCTGGCCACTTATCTCTGCTCAGCTGCAATAA
- the dut gene encoding dUTP diphosphatase, with product MMKKIDIKILDPRIGSTFPLPAYATPGSAGLDLRACLDASVELKPGETTLLPTGLAIHIGDANLAAVILPRSGLGHKHGVVLGNLVGLIDSDYQGQLMVSVWNRGQTTFVIEPGERIAQMVFVPVVQAEFNLVEDFDASERGEGGFGHSGRQ from the coding sequence ATGATGAAAAAAATCGACATTAAAATTCTCGACCCGCGCATCGGTTCGACTTTCCCTTTACCGGCTTACGCGACACCGGGGTCTGCGGGTCTGGATTTACGCGCCTGTCTGGATGCTTCTGTAGAACTGAAACCGGGCGAAACCACACTGCTGCCAACAGGTCTGGCTATCCATATTGGTGATGCTAATCTGGCGGCGGTGATTTTGCCACGTTCCGGTCTGGGTCATAAACACGGCGTTGTACTGGGCAATCTGGTTGGCCTTATCGATTCAGATTATCAGGGCCAACTTATGGTGTCCGTCTGGAACCGTGGTCAGACAACATTTGTTATCGAACCGGGCGAGCGCATTGCTCAGATGGTGTTTGTGCCTGTCGTTCAGGCAGAATTCAATCTGGTGGAAGATTTTGACGCCAGTGAACGCGGCGAAGGGGGCTTTGGCCACTCAGGTCGCCAATAA
- the rph gene encoding ribonuclease PH has protein sequence MRPAGRNAQQVRPVTLTRHYTKHAEGSVLVEFGDTKVLCTATVEEGVPRFLKGQGQGWITAEYGMLPRSTHTRNAREAAKGKQGGRTLEIQRLIARSLRAAVDLKKLGEFTITLDCDVLQADGGTRTASISGACVALADALNALVAAGKLKANPMKGMVAAVSVGIVKGEALCDLEYVEDSAAETDMNVVMMEDGRMIEVQGTAEGEPFSHEELLGLLALARGGIDTIFQAQKAALAE, from the coding sequence ATGCGTCCAGCAGGCCGAAATGCACAACAAGTGCGCCCCGTAACACTGACCCGCCATTACACTAAACACGCTGAAGGTTCCGTGCTGGTGGAGTTTGGTGATACTAAAGTGCTATGTACCGCGACGGTGGAGGAAGGTGTTCCGCGTTTTCTGAAAGGTCAGGGACAAGGTTGGATAACCGCAGAGTACGGCATGTTGCCGCGTTCTACCCATACGCGTAATGCGCGTGAAGCCGCAAAAGGCAAGCAAGGCGGTCGTACTCTGGAAATTCAGCGTCTGATTGCCCGTTCCCTGCGTGCTGCGGTGGATCTGAAAAAGCTGGGTGAATTCACCATTACGCTCGACTGTGATGTGTTGCAGGCGGACGGCGGCACGCGCACTGCGTCCATTTCTGGTGCTTGCGTTGCTCTGGCGGATGCACTGAATGCGCTGGTAGCTGCAGGTAAACTGAAAGCTAATCCGATGAAAGGCATGGTTGCAGCGGTTTCCGTAGGCATCGTGAAAGGCGAAGCGCTGTGTGATCTCGAGTATGTCGAAGACTCAGCGGCAGAAACCGACATGAACGTGGTGATGATGGAAGATGGCCGCATGATTGAGGTGCAGGGCACCGCAGAAGGTGAGCCATTCAGCCACGAAGAGTTACTCGGTTTACTTGCTCTCGCCAGAGGGGGCATCGACACTATCTTCCAGGCGCAGAAAGCGGCGCTGGCGGAATAA
- the coaBC gene encoding bifunctional phosphopantothenoylcysteine decarboxylase/phosphopantothenate--cysteine ligase CoaBC — translation MMTGLSGKHIVLGISGGIAAYKAPELVRRLRERGAEVRVVMTEAAKSFVTPLSLQAVSGYPVSDDLLDPAAEAAMGHIELGKWADLVIIAPATADLLARMNAGMANDLLTTVCLATAAPVAVLPAMNQQMYRAAITQENLQSLAARGTLLWGPDSGSQACGDVGPGRMLDPLVIVDMANAHFSSRKDLAHLNIMVTAGPTREPLDPVRFISNHSSGKMGFAIAKAAAERGAKVTLIAGPVTQPTPARVHRIDVESALEMEQAVQLSATSQHIFISCAAVADYRAERIADEKIKKQGDEITVKMIKNPDIVAGVAAMTENRPYVVGFAAETQNVEEYARQKRIRKNLDLICANDVSLAGQGFNSDSNALHLFWQDGDKILPLSDKSLLGQRLLEEIVSRYDEKNRH, via the coding sequence ATGATGACGGGACTTTCCGGCAAACATATTGTGCTCGGTATCAGCGGTGGTATCGCTGCCTATAAAGCACCAGAACTGGTACGTCGCTTACGTGAAAGAGGCGCTGAAGTTCGCGTCGTCATGACAGAAGCGGCGAAATCTTTCGTGACTCCGCTGAGCCTGCAGGCTGTTTCTGGCTATCCGGTTTCTGACGACCTGCTTGATCCGGCGGCCGAAGCGGCAATGGGACATATCGAGTTAGGGAAATGGGCAGATTTAGTCATTATCGCGCCTGCCACAGCGGATTTGCTGGCTCGCATGAATGCTGGCATGGCAAATGATCTGTTGACGACGGTGTGTCTGGCGACAGCGGCACCGGTCGCGGTACTTCCTGCGATGAACCAGCAAATGTATCGTGCGGCCATCACGCAAGAAAACCTGCAAAGCCTGGCAGCACGGGGCACATTGTTGTGGGGGCCGGACAGCGGCAGTCAGGCCTGCGGCGATGTTGGCCCGGGACGTATGCTGGACCCGCTGGTGATTGTGGATATGGCCAATGCGCATTTCTCTTCGCGCAAGGATCTGGCGCATCTGAATATTATGGTGACCGCAGGCCCCACCCGTGAGCCGCTGGATCCTGTCCGCTTCATCAGTAATCACAGTTCCGGCAAAATGGGTTTTGCCATTGCCAAAGCCGCCGCTGAACGTGGTGCCAAAGTAACGCTGATCGCCGGGCCGGTGACGCAACCGACGCCTGCCCGTGTTCATCGTATTGATGTGGAAAGTGCGCTGGAAATGGAGCAAGCCGTCCAGCTTTCGGCAACTTCTCAGCATATTTTTATTTCCTGCGCTGCCGTGGCGGATTATCGCGCAGAACGTATTGCTGATGAGAAGATCAAAAAGCAAGGCGATGAAATCACTGTAAAAATGATTAAAAACCCTGACATCGTCGCTGGCGTCGCGGCCATGACAGAAAACCGGCCTTACGTCGTGGGGTTTGCCGCTGAAACCCAGAATGTGGAAGAATACGCGCGGCAAAAAAGGATCCGTAAGAATCTGGATCTGATCTGCGCCAACGATGTTTCACTTGCCGGGCAAGGTTTCAACAGCGATTCCAATGCCTTGCATCTTTTTTGGCAGGACGGGGATAAAATCTTACCACTCAGCGATAAGTCCCTGCTTGGCCAACGTTTATTAGAAGAGATTGTCAGCCGTTATGATGAAAAAAATCGACATTAA
- a CDS encoding YicC/YloC family endoribonuclease, translating into MIRSMTAYARREIKGDWGSAAWELRSVNQRYLETYIRLPEQFRSLEPVVRERIRARLTRGKVECNLRFDLDPGAQSTLQLNEKLAKQLVEAAQWVKMQSDEGEINPLEVLRWPGVMLAEEQDLDAISTELLLALETALDDFISARESEGAALKTMIEQRLDGVSAEVVKVRAQMPNILQWQRERLVSKLEDAQVQLENTRLEQELVLMAQRVDVAEELDRLEAHVKETHKIMKKEEAVGRRLDFMMQEFNRESNTLASKSINADVTTSAIELKVLIEQMREQIQNIE; encoded by the coding sequence ATGATCAGAAGTATGACCGCTTATGCCCGACGCGAAATTAAGGGTGACTGGGGCAGCGCAGCGTGGGAACTCCGCTCGGTAAACCAACGTTATCTCGAAACCTACATCCGTCTGCCCGAGCAATTCCGCAGCCTGGAGCCGGTTGTCCGTGAGCGCATTCGCGCCCGGCTTACCCGCGGTAAAGTCGAATGTAATCTGCGTTTTGATCTCGATCCGGGCGCACAAAGCACGTTGCAGCTCAATGAAAAACTGGCGAAACAGCTGGTTGAAGCCGCGCAATGGGTGAAAATGCAAAGTGATGAAGGCGAAATTAATCCGCTGGAAGTCCTGCGCTGGCCGGGCGTGATGCTGGCTGAAGAACAGGATCTGGATGCCATCAGCACCGAGTTGCTGCTGGCGCTGGAAACAGCACTGGACGATTTTATCAGCGCACGCGAAAGCGAAGGTGCCGCACTGAAAACGATGATCGAACAGCGTCTCGACGGTGTGAGTGCAGAAGTGGTAAAAGTCCGCGCCCAGATGCCAAATATTCTGCAATGGCAGCGCGAGCGCCTGGTCAGCAAACTGGAAGATGCGCAGGTTCAGCTGGAAAATACCCGTCTGGAGCAGGAACTGGTTCTAATGGCGCAGCGTGTCGATGTAGCTGAAGAGCTGGACCGACTTGAAGCGCACGTCAAAGAAACACATAAAATCATGAAGAAAGAAGAAGCCGTGGGCCGTCGTCTTGATTTTATGATGCAGGAATTTAACCGCGAATCGAACACACTGGCATCTAAATCTATCAATGCTGATGTCACGACGTCAGCCATCGAGTTGAAAGTGTTGATCGAACAAATGCGCGAGCAGATCCAGAACATCGAGTAA
- a CDS encoding DUF2157 domain-containing protein has product MTQNEAGSKEWMPSRAAEFLCRQTERLVKSGSLTPAACQRIYDFCGVRPGYPEWQKFLVPLLSLLGLLSLVAGAVFFVAWNWADMPKMAKFALAELLIVALAVVVWWRWYDGIARSALLAAGLGFGALFALYGQIYQTGADSWELFRAWLFVFLPLALIARQNSLWFCSWLLANLTFQLYYATVSMSLMDSAVFDGLDYFPTTALYSYLIAQTLCLIIREVLAIRVIKHNPHAWLASRWFSRVMAGFLLLVLTCIVAENISGWGYDTPHPFVTALWLAVLVVSYFFYRYRYPDLCMLTLGTASAAAVGCVLIVQMFDSSYDIGGLFMLGCLMALWLAGCGALMLYWRRKLYESQPVEVSSTEMAVLTEQLRRNDLLSQVQIEEIQQYDHSSHLPWYLRLTLGIGGWVAAMIILFLLILVLYVVDLLNDPNAATVIIPSLLLAIVAGGLLRMQGVSKHHIGLAWAIAATCGLCFGFYLLFEPDWEMSFLVGSLCSLPVLTLMALAMRDRTFRFMAITALTFLLILSGNLLTGMYLPPVTRFWAVSALVTVIVIFWLWIIREQINLKATSWAEAVFPLLWGIPSGLILQCFSAINTSLLFDVFWRPAGYFPLSGGTGAGIAAGLVLVCLYQTVVKKTPSAMLYLVAAVVCGVAAFYAPGIGLGLWLLLMARYQGNQGVLAASGCFLALYVIDWYYFLGVSLLQKSLLMFVTGVVLLALAFAAKKLIPVRKEEAYANP; this is encoded by the coding sequence ATGACACAAAATGAAGCCGGCAGCAAAGAATGGATGCCTTCGCGGGCGGCAGAGTTTCTCTGTCGCCAGACGGAGCGTCTGGTCAAAAGCGGTAGCCTGACGCCGGCCGCATGTCAGCGTATTTATGACTTTTGTGGCGTCCGGCCGGGTTATCCCGAATGGCAGAAATTTCTGGTTCCCTTACTCTCCCTGCTGGGTCTGTTATCACTGGTGGCCGGTGCCGTATTCTTTGTAGCCTGGAACTGGGCTGATATGCCAAAGATGGCAAAATTTGCGCTGGCCGAGTTACTGATCGTTGCGCTTGCCGTCGTCGTCTGGTGGCGCTGGTATGACGGGATTGCACGCAGTGCCTTGCTGGCTGCGGGTCTCGGCTTTGGTGCTCTGTTTGCCCTTTATGGCCAGATTTATCAGACGGGGGCCGACAGCTGGGAGCTGTTCAGGGCCTGGCTGTTTGTTTTCCTGCCTTTAGCCTTAATCGCCCGACAGAACAGTCTGTGGTTCTGCTCCTGGTTACTTGCCAATCTGACGTTTCAGCTCTATTACGCCACGGTGTCTATGTCCCTGATGGACAGCGCCGTATTCGACGGTCTCGACTATTTCCCCACAACTGCGCTCTACAGCTATCTGATTGCGCAGACGTTGTGCCTGATTATTCGCGAAGTTCTGGCCATACGGGTCATTAAGCACAATCCCCACGCCTGGCTTGCCAGCCGCTGGTTTTCCCGGGTGATGGCTGGCTTCCTGCTATTAGTGCTGACTTGCATTGTTGCCGAAAATATATCCGGTTGGGGATACGATACCCCTCACCCCTTCGTCACCGCTTTATGGCTGGCAGTCTTAGTGGTGAGTTACTTCTTTTATCGTTATCGCTATCCTGATCTCTGCATGCTGACTCTGGGAACCGCCAGCGCAGCGGCAGTGGGATGTGTGCTGATCGTGCAGATGTTCGACAGTTCTTACGATATTGGCGGCCTGTTTATGCTGGGCTGCCTGATGGCTTTATGGCTGGCGGGATGTGGCGCCCTGATGCTCTACTGGCGGCGTAAACTCTATGAGAGCCAGCCGGTCGAGGTTTCTTCCACGGAAATGGCAGTGCTGACGGAACAACTACGCCGAAATGATTTGCTTAGTCAGGTGCAAATTGAAGAGATTCAGCAATACGATCACTCCTCTCATCTTCCCTGGTACCTGCGACTGACACTGGGTATCGGTGGCTGGGTCGCCGCGATGATTATTTTATTTCTGCTGATTCTGGTGCTGTATGTTGTCGACCTGCTCAATGACCCCAATGCAGCCACGGTGATTATCCCTTCTCTGCTCCTTGCAATTGTCGCGGGTGGGCTTTTGCGCATGCAGGGCGTGAGTAAGCATCATATCGGGCTGGCATGGGCGATAGCCGCGACCTGCGGCCTCTGTTTTGGTTTCTATCTTCTCTTTGAACCCGACTGGGAAATGTCCTTCCTGGTGGGCTCGCTCTGTTCATTACCGGTGCTTACGTTGATGGCGCTGGCAATGCGCGATCGTACTTTCCGCTTTATGGCGATAACGGCGCTGACATTTTTGCTGATCCTTTCCGGCAATTTGCTGACAGGGATGTATTTACCGCCGGTCACCCGTTTTTGGGCGGTTTCCGCGCTGGTTACTGTCATTGTGATTTTCTGGCTGTGGATTATCAGAGAACAAATTAACTTAAAAGCCACATCATGGGCTGAGGCTGTTTTCCCCCTCCTCTGGGGTATTCCTTCCGGCCTGATATTGCAGTGTTTTTCCGCCATTAACACCTCGCTTCTCTTCGATGTTTTCTGGCGGCCAGCGGGGTATTTTCCTCTTTCGGGAGGAACTGGCGCAGGCATTGCCGCAGGTTTAGTACTGGTGTGTTTGTATCAGACTGTGGTGAAAAAGACGCCATCAGCAATGCTGTATCTGGTGGCGGCGGTTGTGTGTGGCGTCGCAGCCTTTTATGCGCCGGGAATTGGCCTGGGGCTGTGGCTATTACTGATGGCGCGTTATCAGGGAAATCAGGGGGTTTTAGCCGCGAGCGGCTGTTTCCTCGCGCTGTATGTTATCGACTGGTATTACTTCCTCGGCGTCAGCTTATTGCAGAAATCCCTTCTGATGTTTGTCACAGGCGTGGTGTTGCTGGCGCTGGCCTTTGCAGCCAAAAAACTGATCCCCGTGCGTAAGGAGGAAGCTTATGCAAACCCGTAA